A part of Halomarina litorea genomic DNA contains:
- a CDS encoding ABC transporter ATP-binding protein, whose product MSSLLEVDDIDTYYGDSHILHGTSLHVNEGEVVSLLGRNGVGKTTTLRSILGHTPPSSGSISFDGNDITGEPPDRISRRGIGWVPEDRKIFPSLTVEENLELAIRNDSVATETAYEYFPKLDDLSNALGRQLSGGEQQMLAIARGLLGDFDMLLIDEPTEGLAPLIVEDVIEALDTIRDDITILLVEQNVEAVSEISDRIYMMTKGKVVAETDDLQRDSDLIDRYLKVSTGV is encoded by the coding sequence ATGAGCTCCCTGCTAGAGGTCGACGACATCGACACGTACTACGGGGACTCGCACATCCTCCACGGGACGTCGCTCCACGTCAACGAGGGGGAGGTCGTCTCGTTGCTGGGGCGCAACGGCGTCGGTAAGACGACGACGCTCCGCAGTATCCTCGGTCACACCCCTCCGTCCTCGGGGTCCATCAGCTTCGACGGGAACGACATCACCGGAGAACCTCCGGATCGAATCTCGCGCCGAGGAATCGGCTGGGTTCCGGAGGATCGGAAGATATTCCCCTCACTCACAGTCGAGGAGAACCTCGAGCTGGCGATCCGGAACGACAGTGTGGCGACCGAGACGGCATACGAGTACTTCCCGAAACTGGACGACTTGTCCAACGCCCTCGGCCGTCAGCTGAGTGGTGGTGAACAGCAGATGCTCGCTATCGCTCGTGGGCTACTCGGTGACTTCGATATGCTTCTCATCGACGAGCCGACCGAGGGGCTGGCGCCGCTTATCGTCGAAGACGTTATCGAGGCGCTCGACACGATTCGTGACGACATCACCATACTGCTAGTCGAACAGAACGTTGAGGCCGTCTCGGAGATCTCTGACCGGATATATATGATGACGAAAGGGAAGGTAGTCGCGGAAACGGACGACCTCCAGCGGGACTCGGACCTTATCGATCGGTACTTGAAGGTCTCGACTGGTGTCTAG
- a CDS encoding enoyl-CoA hydratase/isomerase family protein, with protein MTNTISVSTDAPVAQITLDRPKVLNAINGELAIELRDTFERLDDDEEVLVVHIMGRGESFSSGFDLNELKDDMGGMSYENFERHAGGKRALQDLSRLVDSTDMIVVSTVEGNTLGAGLELAVISDIAVAAESATLGFPETEIGLSITNGVTNLLPRAVGLQRAKLLVLTGERISGQEAATLGLVAEAVPDDEVENRSEEIIESLLEKSPSGLVAAKHLLNYGREGEYEDSLERELNAGLRLLQTEEYQHALGEFFDS; from the coding sequence ATGACCAACACGATATCGGTTAGCACGGACGCCCCGGTAGCACAGATAACCCTGGACCGACCGAAGGTACTGAACGCCATTAACGGTGAGTTGGCAATCGAACTTCGCGACACGTTCGAGCGACTCGACGACGACGAAGAGGTACTCGTGGTCCACATCATGGGACGAGGGGAGTCGTTCTCGTCGGGGTTCGACCTCAACGAGCTCAAAGACGACATGGGGGGGATGTCGTACGAGAACTTCGAGCGGCACGCGGGGGGGAAACGAGCTCTGCAGGACCTTAGCCGTCTCGTCGATTCGACGGATATGATCGTCGTCTCGACCGTCGAGGGAAACACACTCGGTGCGGGACTGGAGCTCGCGGTCATCTCCGACATCGCGGTGGCTGCGGAATCGGCGACACTCGGGTTTCCCGAGACCGAGATCGGACTATCGATTACGAACGGCGTCACGAATCTGCTGCCACGAGCGGTCGGGCTTCAACGAGCTAAGCTACTCGTCCTCACCGGCGAGCGCATCTCGGGACAGGAGGCGGCCACTCTAGGACTGGTCGCGGAGGCCGTCCCGGACGATGAGGTGGAGAATCGAAGCGAGGAGATCATCGAGAGTTTATTAGAGAAATCCCCTTCGGGCCTCGTGGCGGCCAAGCATCTGCTCAATTACGGTCGAGAGGGTGAGTACGAGGACTCACTCGAACGCGAGCTCAATGCTGGGCTTCGACTACTGCAAACAGAGGAGTATCAACACGCGCTTGGGGAGTTCTTCGATAGCTGA
- a CDS encoding AMP-binding protein has translation MVTTAPNQYPAAIEPEPRSPLGEQPLHQYLSQWANETPENSVINYYGNEISYRELDDAVDRFAQFLTSRGYGRGDTLLLFLQNSPQYYIGYYAAHRLGLRASPCSPMAKGHRVSYQLDDGDVDVVLAQDTYSDVVESVRGESSLEDVVYTRLETYLPDDPTPDLHDDMTDAIETDRQPTGDSTRYLSSVLDETNRIEQTPETAMDDVALLQYTSGTTGMPKGCKHTHRTILYKAASNATAMGYNDATRFLEVMPIFHVAGKLFGVDTPMVSGGTTVLLTRYSPDALLEAIDAHRPTMSWLTTPMVRSVLGESDVEQYALTSLERTPTTSFGQALTEELCQKWHEVTEGEMFEAAYGLSETHTMDTFTRGLGVVEEGFVGRPSHGVDIVVRDWDTHDEVPLGETGEISVKSPSVMKGYLNKPEETRESFYDDYVLTGDVGRMTEEGFLYFLGRRKNMIKTSGYSVSPAEVEQILKEHDAIDNAAVVGRTHDAKGEEVVSFVTSPDETLSSDAIVDWAKDAMAAYKRPRAVFVVEELPTTDVGKLDRQRLEEMVD, from the coding sequence ATGGTGACTACAGCGCCTAATCAGTATCCAGCGGCTATCGAGCCTGAACCGAGATCCCCTTTAGGAGAGCAACCACTCCATCAGTATCTCTCCCAGTGGGCCAACGAGACACCGGAAAATTCCGTCATCAATTACTACGGTAACGAGATAAGCTATCGCGAGCTGGATGACGCCGTAGACCGATTCGCACAGTTCCTCACGAGTCGAGGATACGGACGAGGAGATACACTCCTTCTCTTCCTTCAGAATTCTCCACAGTACTACATCGGGTACTACGCAGCGCACAGACTCGGCCTCCGAGCGAGCCCCTGCAGTCCGATGGCCAAGGGGCACCGAGTGAGCTATCAATTGGACGATGGTGACGTCGATGTCGTCTTGGCGCAGGATACGTATTCGGACGTCGTCGAGAGTGTAAGAGGGGAGTCATCGCTGGAGGATGTCGTCTACACTCGGCTCGAGACGTACCTCCCCGACGACCCGACACCGGACCTCCACGATGACATGACCGACGCGATCGAGACCGACCGGCAACCGACAGGCGATAGCACGAGGTACCTGTCGTCGGTACTCGACGAGACTAACCGAATAGAGCAAACTCCTGAGACAGCGATGGACGACGTCGCGCTCCTTCAGTACACCTCGGGGACGACAGGGATGCCGAAAGGCTGCAAACACACGCACCGTACTATCTTGTACAAGGCCGCCAGCAACGCGACGGCGATGGGGTACAACGACGCCACCCGATTCCTCGAAGTGATGCCAATATTCCACGTTGCTGGGAAGTTGTTCGGCGTAGATACCCCCATGGTCAGTGGAGGAACGACGGTTCTACTCACCCGGTACTCGCCCGACGCTTTGCTCGAAGCCATCGACGCCCATCGACCGACGATGAGTTGGTTGACGACGCCGATGGTTCGAAGTGTTCTCGGTGAATCGGATGTCGAACAATACGCCCTCACATCCCTCGAGCGCACCCCGACGACAAGCTTCGGGCAGGCACTCACCGAGGAGTTGTGCCAGAAGTGGCACGAGGTCACGGAAGGAGAGATGTTCGAGGCCGCCTACGGACTCAGCGAGACCCACACGATGGACACGTTCACCCGCGGGCTAGGAGTCGTTGAGGAGGGGTTCGTCGGTCGACCGTCACACGGAGTCGACATCGTCGTTCGCGATTGGGACACCCACGACGAAGTGCCACTCGGTGAGACGGGCGAAATCAGCGTGAAGTCACCCTCTGTCATGAAAGGCTACTTGAACAAGCCCGAAGAGACGAGAGAGTCATTCTACGACGACTACGTCCTCACCGGCGACGTCGGGAGGATGACCGAAGAGGGGTTCCTATACTTCCTCGGTCGTCGTAAGAACATGATCAAGACCAGTGGCTACTCGGTTTCGCCGGCCGAAGTCGAGCAGATTCTCAAGGAACACGATGCCATCGACAACGCTGCGGTCGTCGGAAGAACACACGATGCCAAGGGTGAGGAGGTAGTCTCGTTCGTCACGTCACCCGACGAGACACTGAGCTCAGATGCCATCGTCGACTGGGCGAAGGACGCGATGGCGGCCTACAAGCGCCCGAGAGCAGTGTTCGTCGTCGAAGAGCTCCCGACCACGGATGTCGGGAAGCTTGACCGGCAGCGACTCGAGGAGATGGTCGATTGA
- a CDS encoding Cdc6/Cdc18 family protein produces MITDARVLRADFVPRDVEYRDSEVDALTAVLEPLVDGDPSAPAILLGPSGAGKTCISQYTLEQLRQAVLDIDVQYVNCWQNYSEYRVLYRLLEGLGKTVDIHRQSTPHDELLERLRQYDGPPCVVILDEADQLEDKRMLYHLHSLPKFTLVLVANEESEIFSGADDRVTSRFVGAERIQFYRYTVPELIAIMEARVRWGLEREAVGDETLRTVADVAAGDARAALNILRNAARHAQQKGVERITPDLLEAAIPDARHEVRRKNVDTLTPHQRALFELVDERGEVAPSDLYREYRERVDSPKADRTVRNYLQKLARYNLIRIERTSRDRRYCRVDY; encoded by the coding sequence ATGATTACCGACGCTCGCGTGCTCCGTGCCGACTTCGTTCCACGGGACGTCGAGTACCGCGATTCCGAAGTGGATGCACTCACTGCCGTCCTCGAACCCCTCGTCGACGGCGACCCTTCGGCCCCGGCGATCCTCCTTGGACCCTCGGGCGCAGGCAAGACCTGTATCTCGCAGTATACGCTCGAACAACTCCGGCAGGCCGTCCTCGACATCGACGTCCAGTACGTGAACTGCTGGCAGAACTACTCCGAGTACCGGGTACTGTATCGTCTCTTGGAAGGGCTGGGCAAGACCGTCGATATCCACCGACAGTCCACACCGCACGACGAACTGCTCGAACGCCTCCGCCAGTACGACGGCCCACCGTGTGTGGTCATCCTCGACGAGGCCGACCAACTGGAGGACAAGCGGATGCTCTACCACCTGCACTCGCTGCCGAAGTTCACGCTCGTCCTCGTCGCCAACGAAGAGTCTGAAATCTTCTCAGGTGCGGACGACCGTGTGACGAGTCGGTTCGTCGGCGCTGAGCGCATCCAGTTCTACCGCTACACGGTCCCGGAACTCATCGCCATCATGGAGGCGCGCGTCCGGTGGGGCCTCGAACGGGAGGCTGTCGGTGACGAGACGCTCCGGACCGTCGCCGACGTCGCCGCCGGTGATGCCCGCGCCGCACTGAACATCCTCCGGAACGCAGCTCGCCACGCCCAGCAGAAGGGCGTTGAGCGCATCACACCCGACCTGCTGGAAGCGGCCATCCCCGACGCCCGACACGAAGTCCGCCGGAAGAACGTCGATACCCTCACGCCGCATCAGCGCGCGCTGTTCGAACTCGTCGACGAACGCGGTGAGGTCGCTCCCTCAGATCTCTATCGCGAGTACCGCGAGCGCGTCGACTCACCGAAGGCCGACCGAACGGTGCGAAACTACCTCCAGAAGCTCGCACGGTACAACCTGATTCGCATCGAGAGGACGAGTCGGGATCGTCGGTACTGCCGCGTCGACTACTGA
- a CDS encoding rhodanese-like domain-containing protein translates to MVEELTPAAVHERIEGDAAFDLIDIRDDDAYEDNHLPTAEHVTVEELEETVVDRDWADEVVVYCYVGQTSVQAARLVEKYGNADSVASMAGGYEAWEPAVDPATD, encoded by the coding sequence ATGGTCGAGGAACTCACTCCTGCCGCGGTCCACGAGCGCATCGAAGGCGACGCGGCGTTCGACCTGATCGACATCCGTGACGACGACGCGTACGAGGACAACCATCTCCCGACCGCCGAACACGTCACGGTCGAGGAACTCGAGGAGACGGTTGTCGACCGAGACTGGGCCGACGAGGTCGTCGTCTACTGCTACGTCGGACAGACCTCCGTTCAGGCAGCGCGACTCGTCGAGAAATACGGGAATGCCGACTCGGTTGCGAGTATGGCCGGTGGATACGAAGCGTGGGAGCCGGCCGTGGACCCGGCCACAGACTGA
- a CDS encoding sulfurtransferase TusA family protein — translation MPSIDDVTDAPDELSDEQAEELLEDADLVQDMVGEVCPYPQVEAKKGLQQLEAGDLLVQETDHVPCTENVPRAVGDDADARVWRSGNATYRIYLRKQ, via the coding sequence ATGCCATCGATCGACGACGTCACCGACGCACCGGATGAACTGAGCGACGAACAGGCCGAAGAACTCCTCGAGGACGCCGACCTCGTCCAGGACATGGTGGGCGAGGTGTGTCCGTATCCGCAAGTGGAGGCGAAGAAGGGACTCCAGCAGCTCGAAGCGGGCGACCTCCTCGTCCAGGAGACGGACCACGTGCCCTGTACCGAGAACGTCCCGCGGGCCGTTGGCGACGACGCCGACGCTCGTGTCTGGCGGAGCGGTAACGCGACCTACCGGATCTATCTCCGGAAACAGTGA
- a CDS encoding YeeE/YedE family protein — MALTLLIAAVVGTGLGVFLQKGRFCFVNAFRDFFAYKDSRVTKGVIAATLLTMVFWGIAYQLGYYQGFWTPGWGLTGLFGGFIFGIGMTYAGGCASGTLYRAGEGYLQFWITLLFMGVGYAAFTIAFPTLQSTYFAPLTFGEGVSLFTISPIPAGLLAIGVAALVLLVYATLVGRAATGVDPDDRATTASVRMTSLLAPVVGLRQFARGTSAYLCGLVETWSNPIAASKRPWDPRTAALGITAMAVVWFTQVSIVGVTGPEARWTGYLLSQVGVDAGSFEYWGSVLFQGQGVGLTVDMVMIGFVIVGAALAALWSGDFSLRMLKRRRLPNAVVGGLLMGAGSRLAPGCNIGNIYSGIAELSVHSFIAAIGIVAGVYVMTHWIYREVGCAI, encoded by the coding sequence GTGGCACTGACGCTCCTCATCGCAGCGGTCGTCGGAACTGGCCTCGGAGTCTTTCTCCAGAAGGGCCGGTTCTGCTTCGTGAACGCCTTCCGGGACTTCTTCGCGTACAAGGACTCCCGAGTCACGAAGGGCGTCATCGCGGCGACCCTGTTGACCATGGTCTTCTGGGGCATCGCCTACCAGCTGGGATATTACCAGGGTTTCTGGACGCCGGGGTGGGGGCTCACCGGACTGTTCGGCGGGTTCATCTTCGGCATCGGGATGACCTACGCCGGCGGGTGTGCCAGCGGGACGCTGTATCGCGCCGGCGAGGGCTACCTCCAGTTCTGGATTACCCTCCTGTTCATGGGCGTGGGCTACGCCGCGTTCACCATCGCCTTCCCAACCCTCCAGAGCACGTACTTCGCCCCCCTGACGTTCGGTGAAGGCGTAAGCCTGTTCACGATCTCGCCGATTCCGGCAGGCCTCCTCGCCATCGGGGTCGCCGCCCTCGTTCTCCTCGTGTACGCGACGCTGGTCGGACGAGCGGCGACCGGTGTCGACCCCGACGACCGAGCGACGACGGCCTCCGTCCGGATGACGTCGCTCCTCGCCCCAGTCGTCGGCCTTCGGCAGTTTGCCCGCGGGACGAGCGCGTACCTGTGTGGTCTCGTCGAGACGTGGAGCAACCCCATCGCAGCCAGCAAGCGGCCGTGGGACCCGCGAACCGCCGCGCTGGGCATCACTGCGATGGCCGTCGTCTGGTTTACGCAGGTATCCATCGTCGGGGTCACCGGTCCCGAGGCCCGTTGGACGGGCTACCTGCTCTCGCAGGTCGGCGTCGATGCGGGGTCCTTCGAGTACTGGGGCTCAGTACTGTTCCAGGGACAGGGCGTCGGCCTCACCGTCGACATGGTGATGATCGGCTTCGTCATCGTCGGCGCGGCACTGGCTGCCCTCTGGAGTGGCGACTTCTCGCTGCGGATGCTCAAGCGTCGACGACTCCCGAACGCCGTCGTCGGCGGGCTCCTGATGGGCGCAGGGTCACGGCTCGCTCCCGGGTGCAACATCGGAAACATCTACTCCGGCATCGCCGAACTCTCGGTCCACTCGTTCATCGCGGCCATCGGCATCGTCGCCGGGGTCTACGTGATGACCCATTGGATCTACCGCGAAGTCGGCTGCGCAATCTGA
- a CDS encoding PadR family transcriptional regulator produces the protein MGANSSQTATQSASDTVSETEREFHHLTGFQRDLLVALADLEKPSGQTIKDQLEARLNKDITHGRLYPNLDTLVTEGFVDKGAIDRRTNYYAISKTGQDALAQYIEWASTHAED, from the coding sequence ATGGGGGCTAACAGTAGCCAGACCGCGACACAGAGTGCCAGTGACACCGTCTCCGAGACGGAACGAGAGTTCCACCACCTGACCGGCTTTCAGCGCGACCTCCTGGTCGCGCTCGCCGACCTCGAGAAGCCGTCCGGCCAGACGATCAAGGACCAACTCGAAGCTCGGCTGAACAAGGACATCACCCACGGTCGACTGTACCCGAACCTCGATACCCTCGTCACGGAGGGATTCGTCGACAAAGGGGCAATCGACCGCCGCACCAACTACTACGCGATCTCCAAGACGGGGCAAGACGCACTCGCTCAGTACATCGAGTGGGCGAGCACGCACGCCGAGGACTGA
- a CDS encoding DUF7556 family protein, translating into MSRSALHSTTDGEVMAALDNAGPTTQFIIADVTRDDAWLSITASETLDLDEWR; encoded by the coding sequence ATGAGCCGCTCGGCACTCCATTCGACGACCGACGGGGAGGTCATGGCCGCCCTCGACAATGCGGGCCCGACCACCCAGTTCATCATCGCTGACGTCACCCGCGACGACGCGTGGCTCTCGATCACCGCCTCCGAGACGCTCGATCTCGACGAGTGGCGCTGA
- a CDS encoding metal-dependent transcriptional regulator, with protein MDESKVDGYLMAIYRLQHTDRRVPPSAIAAERGVTSPTVTRTLQCLDEEELVDYERYRGARLTASGERRVLAALRRRRLLERFLTEEFGYDRSEVHDEADALVPHVSEQFVDRIAARLESQSVGPHDAPVALVESTARRERALQSLAQCEQGATVVVSAVEDQSLETLASLSKSGVVPGTALDVLEPTSTGELTVEVSETGEQVSIPADAGSAVSVAYVADESTHDRRQHTEAR; from the coding sequence ATGGACGAGTCGAAAGTCGATGGCTACCTGATGGCAATCTATCGGTTACAGCATACAGATCGACGAGTCCCACCGTCAGCCATCGCGGCTGAACGGGGGGTGACATCGCCAACAGTGACGCGAACGCTCCAGTGCTTGGACGAGGAGGAACTCGTCGACTACGAACGCTACCGGGGTGCTCGGCTCACTGCGAGTGGGGAACGGCGCGTACTCGCGGCACTCCGCCGCCGTCGACTCCTCGAACGGTTTCTCACCGAGGAGTTCGGGTACGACCGGAGCGAGGTGCACGACGAGGCTGACGCCCTGGTACCTCACGTGAGCGAACAGTTCGTCGATCGCATCGCCGCGCGGCTCGAATCCCAATCGGTGGGTCCGCACGACGCACCGGTCGCCCTCGTCGAGTCGACGGCTCGTCGAGAACGAGCTCTCCAGTCGTTGGCACAGTGCGAACAGGGAGCGACTGTTGTCGTTTCCGCTGTCGAAGACCAGTCGCTCGAGACCCTCGCGTCCCTTTCGAAGAGTGGCGTCGTTCCCGGAACGGCGCTCGATGTGCTCGAACCCACCTCCACCGGGGAGTTGACGGTCGAAGTGAGTGAGACTGGCGAACAGGTGTCCATCCCTGCAGACGCCGGTTCAGCCGTCTCCGTCGCATACGTGGCCGACGAATCGACGCACGACCGACGACAGCACACGGAGGCACGCTGA
- a CDS encoding multicopper oxidase domain-containing protein has protein sequence MPSLDYSRAADLSERLEQRLVDSLESDVTTTRRAVLGSIGLAGSAALTGIGRADSEGEHGGGGGGSHGNFGAVGEYDNTTFDPHEFLYQFNTGRGEQENVPQAIYEEDGRTVREFEFTAVDTTVTIAPGIEFPAWAYNGQVPGPTIRAVEGDLIRVTFENLGRHAHTIHPHLRNLNPEMDGIPQNGPGVLDTGESFTYEWIAQPAGTHFYHCHSLPLKEHIHRGLYGTIVIDPDPERVAERPEEYCNYHASQITDELRADLVAEAKTRNHEYPENDAVNEMVIVMNSFDTNFDGGNEVYAANTRAFAYGVGRTDGEGNWQAGETKHPIQIDGQQRQRIYLANATEFDLVNSFHTHSQFFDYYDHGTTLTPTLQTVDTIMQCQAQRGIIELDYSTHDPGLYMFHAHQSEFAELGWMSFFEVV, from the coding sequence ATGCCGTCACTGGACTACTCACGAGCGGCGGACCTCTCCGAGCGGTTAGAGCAACGCCTTGTCGACTCCCTCGAGTCGGACGTCACGACGACGCGCCGAGCCGTCCTCGGGAGCATCGGGCTGGCGGGGAGCGCCGCGTTGACCGGTATCGGGCGAGCGGATAGCGAGGGTGAACACGGTGGTGGCGGCGGCGGGTCACACGGAAACTTCGGTGCGGTCGGCGAGTACGACAACACCACCTTCGACCCTCACGAGTTCCTCTATCAGTTCAACACGGGACGTGGGGAACAGGAGAACGTCCCGCAGGCCATCTACGAGGAGGACGGACGCACCGTCCGTGAGTTCGAATTCACCGCCGTCGACACGACCGTCACTATCGCCCCCGGTATCGAGTTCCCCGCGTGGGCGTACAACGGGCAGGTCCCCGGTCCGACCATCCGAGCGGTCGAGGGCGACCTCATCCGTGTGACGTTCGAAAACCTCGGTCGCCACGCTCACACCATCCACCCGCACCTGCGGAACCTCAACCCGGAGATGGACGGGATCCCACAGAACGGGCCGGGGGTCCTCGATACGGGCGAGTCGTTCACCTACGAGTGGATCGCCCAACCGGCGGGCACGCACTTCTATCATTGCCACTCGCTGCCGCTCAAAGAGCACATCCACCGCGGCCTCTACGGGACCATTGTCATCGACCCCGACCCCGAGCGGGTCGCCGAGCGACCGGAGGAGTATTGCAACTACCACGCCTCGCAGATTACGGACGAACTGCGGGCCGACCTCGTCGCCGAGGCGAAGACACGGAACCACGAATATCCCGAGAACGACGCCGTCAACGAGATGGTCATCGTGATGAACTCCTTCGACACCAACTTCGACGGCGGCAACGAGGTATACGCCGCCAACACCCGGGCGTTCGCCTACGGTGTCGGCCGGACCGACGGTGAGGGCAACTGGCAAGCCGGCGAGACCAAACACCCCATCCAGATCGACGGCCAGCAGCGCCAGCGGATCTACCTGGCTAACGCGACGGAGTTCGACCTCGTCAACTCGTTCCACACCCACTCGCAGTTCTTCGACTACTACGATCACGGGACGACGCTCACACCGACACTCCAGACTGTCGACACGATCATGCAGTGTCAGGCACAGCGCGGTATCATCGAGCTGGATTATTCGACTCACGACCCGGGACTGTACATGTTCCACGCCCACCAGTCGGAGTTCGCCGAACTCGGTTGGATGAGCTTCTTCGAGGTGGTCTAA
- a CDS encoding ZIP family metal transporter — MSRANTDGGTAVTRTERPLGLPRWVAALLPLVLLGLIAGGFFAAAPFASLDTGGEPLPDVTVTHTTLPNDETVVVHVTNNGPDEVTISQVLVAEAYWNFDVQGSGGDATLAPRESAEVVIPYHWNPGWDLEVALLLSDGSTVHHTIVAPNESPGLTMDLLVTMAVIGLFVGVIPVALGMLWFPFLRSMSDRWLHAILAFSAGVLAFLAIDAGFEAFELAEQVPGAFEGPILVALGVLGAFLVVQAVSAWRTGRAAAGDSRAQSGLWVAYLVALGIGLHNLAEGLAIGSSFALGRVSLGAFLVIGFMLHNVTEGPAVVAPVTRGERPHLGHFVALGIIAGAPVILGGWLGSLAFSPTLGAFFLVVGVGAILQVVWELRGMISRNGRVGSALNLAALLLGLVVMYVTDLFVTL, encoded by the coding sequence ATGAGCAGAGCAAACACCGACGGCGGTACGGCTGTGACGCGAACTGAGCGCCCGCTCGGCCTTCCCCGGTGGGTGGCCGCGCTCCTCCCACTTGTCTTGCTGGGACTCATCGCCGGCGGGTTCTTCGCGGCGGCACCATTCGCGTCGCTCGACACCGGTGGGGAACCGCTCCCTGACGTGACCGTGACCCACACGACACTACCGAACGACGAGACGGTCGTCGTCCACGTCACGAACAACGGTCCCGACGAGGTGACCATCTCGCAGGTGCTCGTCGCCGAGGCGTACTGGAACTTCGACGTACAGGGGTCGGGCGGTGATGCCACGCTCGCCCCACGTGAGAGCGCCGAGGTCGTCATCCCCTACCACTGGAACCCGGGGTGGGACCTCGAAGTCGCACTGCTGCTCTCTGACGGGAGTACGGTCCATCACACTATCGTCGCGCCCAACGAGTCGCCTGGGCTGACGATGGACCTCCTGGTGACGATGGCCGTCATCGGTCTGTTCGTCGGCGTCATCCCCGTCGCGCTCGGGATGTTGTGGTTCCCCTTCCTGCGCTCGATGAGCGACCGGTGGCTCCACGCCATCCTCGCGTTCTCGGCGGGCGTGCTCGCCTTCCTCGCCATCGACGCGGGGTTCGAGGCGTTCGAACTCGCCGAGCAGGTGCCGGGGGCGTTCGAGGGGCCCATCCTCGTCGCTCTCGGCGTCCTCGGTGCATTCCTCGTCGTGCAGGCGGTCAGCGCGTGGCGGACGGGCCGGGCCGCTGCCGGTGACAGTCGTGCCCAGAGCGGGCTGTGGGTCGCCTACCTCGTCGCACTCGGCATCGGCCTGCACAACCTCGCCGAGGGACTGGCCATCGGGAGTTCGTTCGCGCTGGGGCGTGTCTCGCTTGGCGCGTTCCTCGTCATCGGGTTCATGCTCCACAACGTGACGGAGGGACCGGCCGTCGTCGCGCCCGTCACCCGGGGCGAACGGCCGCACCTCGGCCACTTCGTGGCGCTCGGGATCATCGCGGGGGCTCCGGTCATCCTCGGCGGGTGGCTCGGGAGCCTCGCGTTCTCGCCGACGCTCGGGGCGTTCTTCCTCGTCGTCGGCGTCGGGGCCATCCTGCAGGTCGTCTGGGAACTGCGCGGAATGATCAGTCGCAACGGGCGGGTCGGGTCCGCACTGAACCTTGCCGCCCTCCTGTTGGGCCTCGTCGTGATGTACGTCACCGACCTCTTCGTCACACTCTAA
- a CDS encoding plastocyanin/azurin family copper-binding protein has product MNRRQVLRLGGAGLVATVTAGCSSLGGSNEPPRVSMADGFSYEPERVTIRPGTTVRWVNDSDVGHTVTAYEDGIPADAAYFASGGFESERAARADVSGGLLASGEAYEHTFEATETFEYFCIPHEGSGMTGGVVVR; this is encoded by the coding sequence ATGAACAGACGACAGGTGCTTCGACTCGGCGGCGCAGGGCTCGTAGCGACTGTGACTGCGGGCTGTTCGTCGCTTGGTGGGTCGAACGAACCGCCGCGGGTATCGATGGCCGATGGGTTCAGCTACGAGCCGGAACGGGTCACGATTCGCCCAGGGACGACGGTCCGCTGGGTGAACGACAGTGACGTCGGGCACACAGTGACAGCGTACGAGGACGGCATTCCCGCGGATGCGGCGTACTTCGCCAGCGGTGGGTTCGAATCCGAGCGGGCCGCACGCGCCGACGTGAGTGGCGGACTCCTCGCCTCTGGGGAGGCGTACGAGCACACGTTCGAGGCTACCGAGACGTTCGAGTACTTCTGTATTCCCCACGAGGGGTCGGGGATGACCGGGGGCGTCGTCGTCAGGTAG